attttacattttctctttactttgagattcttattctgagatactgagtcattatattgagatactaagtcaatattttgaccaGAGGTAGTGGTGACTTGAACTTGAACTTATACTATatctaaaataaagtaatttttttttaaatttttttaatacaatttcACTTTCTACCCGGCAGAGGCTGATTTACCAAGGAATCCTTTAAAAGGTGTAGCTACTTTACAGTTGATTATTACCTGATATTTAATCTGCATACCTGCAAATTCCTGCTGAAAAAGCTCTGCCAAGGACTGGGCTTGGTAGAAAGAACAACAGTGGcaaaaaacaactaatgaatcactcaattctcattggctacccgCCAACCtggcaggtagattgacagttTCACCCACCAATGGCAAAATTTACCCACATTGGCTGTGTGGTCGGGTTAATTTCAGGTCCTGCTTGTGACTACCGCAGTAATTTGTCCCGGGTATGAATGCCGGTTGTAACTGTTCCCactcaaaataaaagccagatgttagtgggTGTTTGTGGATTTTCTGGCCAGTGGGAAAGAGGTATTTGTATGTTGGGGGTGAACGAGTCATTTGTTTATGCAGGTCCCACAGTGTTGGAGGTGTTTAACACCCTGCTGCGGCAGCTCCGTCTGAGTGTGGACTACGAGTTGACCGGCTCCTACGACGGCAACATCGGCACCAAGATCATCAAAGCTCACGAGGAGAGGCAGCTGCAGGAGGCTGTCATCAGGACCATTGGTGAGTGTGTGGGCGGTGTGccccgtgtgtttgtgtgtgggaggCTTTGCAAGACAGGCCCTTGGACTGGATCAGTTTGTCTGTGGTGATTATGTTTACCTCACGTGTCTgtatgtatgcctgtgtgtgagtCTACATGTGTGAGTTTCGTACATACTAGTGTTACATACTAGTTTTCTCTCCatccacatttttttctttttctttcctttgctCCAAATCTTCCTCTCATCCatctgatgctttttttttttctctttctgtctctctcaggtTCATTCGCCAACACTCTACCGACAtaccagaggtcagaggtcatgcTCTTCATCATGGGCAAGATCCCTGTCCCTGGGATTCACCCAGCTCTGCCCTCCGCAGGCTCTGGGTAAGTTACTCACCAACACAtgttcatttaatttcatttttttcatttcatgttccCTTTGTGAAGCATACCGGTATAGCCaggacacaacacacacacacacacacacacacacacacacacacaaaactgagTGCTTTATGTTatgtaaaaatatgtttatgtaattCTCTATCTTACCTTATTCCATCCTTCAGTCAACTGTACTTTTTAAACAAATCTGTGTAGATCTGAATGTTAGTAAATTAAAAAAGTTCTAATTTGTATCTTAATTTGTGTTCATCTACAGGCCTGAGGGTACCAGGATGATTCAGATTATGTTACTTAAATCCTTGGTCCAGGTAAGTTTTCAGCCttgcattattattaatttcaaatgtttcaaaaatGCGGTTCTTTACATAGCTTTGAAGCAGATGTCTCGCTGTGTTcccagtgcatttaaaaaaaacattttaagaaagtAGTTTATATAATAGTGCAATTATTCAGGTCAAAAGCTGTAATCCATCAAACCTTATATCAGCATACAACTCTTGAGAAAATAATGTAACACAAACATGTGTGTTTTGGCAGCACTCTTATGGTCTCAGAATTCTCTTATCCTCATCTTTCATTGCTCTGCACGGCTTCACATTTGTCTTCCCATGACCTAAGGAGTGTTTGCACAGCAAGGCTACTTTTCTGGTGGtcatttttacatatttacataaatatgtGCTTATGAAAGCAACCATCTGGGTCTGGCTGACACAAGGTTTACCCAGTGCTCACTTCAATCCAGAAGAGTATTCCTGTCGCTCAACATGTAATTTGTGTACTTTTAAGAGTATCttaaatcatgtaaacatgtttagaaACGATTTGTAGCGTGCATGCTATAAAGGTGAAAAGCACAACCCCACTGTTTTCAACATGAACGTTCTTCATGTTTGTGCAAACCCTAAATGGCCTAAATCATCAATATCTCAGGTGACGGCAGGTTTCCAGACCACCAACATGCTGACGGCGCTGCCCAACTCTTTCCTGGAGCCGTTGCTGTCCTTCTCTCTCACAGAGGATCCAGAAATCCGGCTGCTGGTTCTCCAGATCCTTCTCAGTCTGATCGACAGGCACGACAACATGCCCAAGTTCACCAACATAAGgtgtgcgggggggggggggtgcgcaGGAACATGTTTATTGTAGGGCATCATTTGTAGTGTGTTGAGCCAATTGACACATCATTATGCATTATCTCTATGCAGCATCATCTCAGACATCTCTGTGCTCAAGCTCAAAGTTGACAAGTGTTCCAGACAGGACAActtattcatgaaaaaggtaCAACTTCTGTCCTGTATACTCAAGTCAATACAAGTCCAGATTAATTTGTCTTCTTTGCATTGTACACTGTCATAatctcttatttaaaaaaaatcatatgtgTAATGAAACAAAACAGTACATATGTTTGAATAGTATATAAACTTTGAACATGTAAATATTTACACTTGGTACGATGGAAGATGGATCTGCAGAAAAACTAGCACACTTAAACTCTGAAGTACCCTCTCCTTCTTTTCATTCTCCGTGTGCATCCTACTTACAGCACGGCCAGCAGCTATACCGACACATCTACTTGGGCTGTAAGGAGCAGAGCAGCGGTCGGCTACACTACGAGTCCCTCTTCGCTCTGTTGGGTCTCCTCAGTGTGGAGCTGGCTAATGAAGAAGTGGTGGTGGACCTCATTCGCCTGGCACTCGCCTTGCAGGTACTGATGTACGCGTGTTCAGTCACGCAACGTGTTCTATttacgctcgatggtgttttaaagatcccatggcatgaaaatttgactttatgaggttttttaacattattttgcGTTCCCCCGCcggcctatggtcccccagaggctagaaatggcgataggtgtaaaccaaaccctgggtatcctgctctgcctttgagaaaatgaaagctcagatgggccgatctggaatctgctccttatgaggtcataaggagcaaggttacctcccctttctccgctttgcccgcccagagaatttggcccacccatgagaaagagagcgacATCATGgttttcaaacgagcaaagcggcagttggtcaaggccctATGcggtagcctgacgtgcacctctcgaaaaatttaactacacgtcgcggcgacaCAGGGgatacactttgtttctctcactatgactctagagtcggtactcgctctgGAGCTAATCGCCGTCAACTCTCACTActccctctaccacacacacacacacacacacacacgccggctcgacgcacacaccagcgcacaagtataaacatcactgcacttacgtaggctacggagaaagctctgcgtggagcctccacagaactttaaaacaagtttaaccctaaccataaccttaaccattgcctaatcctagtgccttccaggcagcgctgcctggaaggagccgttgggggcttaaaacaccgataaattaagattttttaaaGATGAGTGGTGTGTGTGCTTGAGTTCCTAAGGCAGGATGTTTTACAGTCCATGGCTCCTTGCTGATGTGTCTTTGTTTCCTGCGCAGGACCTGGCTTTGTCCACTGACGAGCCTCTGCCCGTTTATAACCGCTGTGCTGTTCATGCGCTCGCCGCCGCCTACCTCAACCTCATCTGCCAGCTCACCACCGTCCCAGCCTTCTGCCAGCACATACACGAGGTAAGGGATTGGACTTCTTTGTgtatacatttttgtgtgtgtgtgtgtgtgtgtgtgtgtgtatgtgtgtgtgcgtgcagcgcTGCAAGTGCCAAGAACCTCTTTTAACGAACTACTTTTTTTCATCTGCCCTTCAGGTAATTGAggtgagacagaaagaaagtccCTACCTTTTGCCTGAGGATGTCTTCGTTGATAATCCCAAGTATGTACCGGTCACATTCAAGTCTCCTTTCGCCCAAACCGTTAAATTTGATATTTAAATATGCAATAATGACAGGGAATTTTttctatttactgtatataaaaaaacaatcccCACTCCCTATTTCTTCCAAGGCCGCCTTCTTCACTGGAGAAGGTAGAGGGGGATATTTTGTTCCTCCAGTCGAAGATCACTGAGGTCCTCGGAGGTAGCGGCTATAACACAGATAGACTGGCTACGCCTTATGTCCCCCAGTATACTGGTAAGAAGCTCAAACAATACGTCTGTTGTGTGTTATAATGTAACATTAAGTTCAAACGTCAGCTGTGGCAAAGTGATAAATGTGCTTCTCTCTTCACGtaaataatgataaataattatgtttatcgACTTGCCAGCGTGTTACAACTCGGTGTTGGTGCTTTATTGATTCCTGTATGGAAATGCAGAGCTGAACTACTCCCCTGGAACTAACAGGGATTTAGTGTTTGATTGAGGGACACTTTGTCAGGGCAGACCCTTTTCCAGGTCTGGGCCTTGAGCCAGGATCATTGAGTTAAAGGACAAGCTCTCTTTGTTGAGagttttctattaaagaaaaaataaataaaaatgtgtgcacTTTCTTTCCAGATGAGGACCGTCTGTCCAAGAGAAAGAGCATCGGAGAGACCATCTCACTGCAGGTGGAGGTGGAGTCCCGAAACAGtccagagaaagaggaggtaaaGGCAAAAAGCATTTACACCAATTTCTTTCATTCTCCGTGTGCATCCTACTTACAGCACGGCCAGCAGCTATACCGACACATCTACTTGGGCTGTAAGGAGCAGAGCAGCGGTCGGCTACACTACGAGTCCCTCTTCGCTCTGTTGGGTCTCCTCAGTGTGGAGCTGGCTAATGAAGAAGTGGTGGTGGACCTCATTCGCCTGGCACTCGCCTTGCAGGTACTGATGTACGCGTGTTCAGTCACGCAACGTGTTCTATttacgctcgatggtgttttaaagatcccatggcatgaaaatttgactttatgaggttttttaacattattttgcGTTCCCCCGCcggcctatggtcccccagaggctagaaatggcgataggtgtaaaccaaaccctgggtatcctgctctgcctttgagaaaatgaaagctcagatgggccgatctggaatctgctccttatgaggtcataaggagcaaggttacctcccatTTCTCCGCTTTGCCCGcccccagagaatttggcccacccatgagaaagagagcgacATCATGgttttcaaacgagcaaagcggcagttggtcaaggccctATGcggtagcctgacgtgcacctctcgaaaaatttaactacacgtcgcggcgacaCAGGGGATAcacttttgtttctctcactatgactctagagtcggtactcgctctggagctaatcgccgtcaactctcacttctccctctaccacacacacacacacacacacacacgccggctcgacgcacacaccagcgcacaagtataaacatcactgcacttacgtaggctacggagaaagctctgcgtggagcctccacagaactttaaaacaagtttaaccctaaccataaccttaaccattgcctaatcctagtgccttccaggcagcgctgcctggaaggagccgttgggggcttaaaacaccgataaattAAGATTTTTAAAGATGAGTGGTGTGTGTGCTTGAGTTCCTAAGGCAGGATGTTTTACAGTCCATGGCTCCTTGCTGATGTGTCTTTGTTTCCTGCGCAGGACCTGGCTTTGTCCACTGACGAGCCTCTGCCCGTTTATAACCGCTGTGCTGTTCATGCGCTCGCCGCCGCCTACCTCAACCTCATCTGCCAGCTCACCACCGTCCCAGCCTTCTGCCAGCACATACACGAGGTAAGGGATTGGACTTCTTTGTgtatacattttgtgtgtgtgtgtgtgtgtgtgtgtgtgtatgtgtgtgtgcgtgcgcgcgcgtgccAAGAACCTCTTTTAACGAACTACTTTTTTCATCTGCCCTTCAGGTAATTGAggtgagacagaaagaaagtccCTACCTTTTGCCTGAGGATGTCTTCGTTGATAATCCCAAGTATGTACCGGTCACATTCAAGTCTCCTTTCGCCCAAACCGTTAAATTTGATATTTAAATATGCAATAATGACAGGGAATTTTttctatttactgtatataaaaaaacaatcccCACTCCCTATTTCTTCCAAGGCCGCCTTCTTCACTGGAGAAGGTAGAGGGGGATATTTTGTTCCTCCAGTCGAAGATCACTGAGGTCCTCGGAGGTAGCGGCTATAACACAGATAGACTGGCTACGCCTTATGTCCCCCAGTATACTGGTAAGAAGCTCAAACAATACGTCTGTTGTGTGTTATAATGTAACATTAAGTTCAAACGTCAGCTGTGGCAAAGTGATAAATGTGCTTCTCTCTTCACGtaaataatgataaataattatgtttatcgACTTGCCAGCGTGTTACAACTCGGTGTTGGTGCTTTATTGATTCCTGTATGGAAATGCAGAGCTGAACTACTCCCCTGGAACTAACAGGGATTTAGTGTTTGATTGAGGGACACTTCGTCAGGGCAGACCCTTTTCCAGGTCTGGGCCTTGAGCCAGGATCATTGAGTTAAAGGACAAGCTCTCTTTGTTGAGagttttctattaaagaaaaataaataaaatgtgtgcacTTTCTTTCCAGATGAGGACCGTCTGTCCAAGAGAAAGAGCATCGGAGAGACCATCTCACTGCAGGTGGAGGTGGAGTCCCGAAACAGtccagagaaagaggaggtaaaGGCAAAAAGCATTTACACCAATTTCATGGCCTCAAACTCAAATATACCCACTATGAATATTACCTTATTACTGCATCATAGTACTTATTTCTTGTTCCGTTCTGCAGAGGACACCAGCAGAGGAGATCACATTTGAAACCCTGAAAAATGCCATCGGTACGTCCACACACTTattaacatttgtgtttttttttgaggTATTCATGAAATGATATACTTATCAATACAGTATGACCACGTGTAAAACgttctattgacttgtgttgATGGTCCTCCTATCTAGTTGAAACCAAAGAAAAACACCTAACATGTTAGTTTAGGTAACTCGAAAAAAAGAACATTCAGGGAAATCAATATTGTGATATCCTTTACTGCTGTAGGAAGAATCACTCAAGCACTAATGCCACATTGTCACtttcaacataaaatacacTGCAGCATTGAAATGTGAATGCCATTTGTgtctccctctagtggacagcgTGGGTATGGAGGAGCAGGAGAGGGAGCGGAGGAGACAAGTGGTGGAGAAGTTTCAGAAGGCCCCCTTCGAGGAGATAGCTGCCCACTGTGGTGCCAGggtacaacaaaaacattttccttttatCCATATTGTTTtgaaaacttgttttttttcttgtttcagCTTTGTGCTATTGCCTTATGTGATATTTGTTTGTCCCGTCTAGGCCACACTACTGCAGAGCAAACTAAATCAGATCTTTGAGATTACAATCAGGTAAGAGTTGGCGCTTTGGGATATTTCCAATGATATggtttttgaaaaataattttCGAAAAGGCAATGGTGACATTGATGGCAGTGATACTGACTAGGtggatgatgaagatgattgACTGATGCTGATTGTTTCCTCTTCCCATTCAGACCCCCGCCCAGCCCATCTGGAACCATTTCGTCCGGTTACGGCCAAAGCCAGAGTCGATCTATACCCATCTACGAGATGAAGTTTCCTGACCTCTGTGTATACTAGACCAGAAAGCGAAGTTACAGAACTatttaacatagtacaggaatGGGATTTTGGGAGGGGCAACCGGTCCTCACTGTAAAGGCGTCTTGATCATATAATCATAAAACCAcaggggaagaggaggaaaccAAAGTTGTTTGAAGCCAACTCAAGAACAAGCCACTTCTTGATTAACTTAGTTGTCTGAAATGGCAATTCTTTTGCCCTGTGATCGCAGCCAAAACAAGTCGGCTAATGTCAAAAGAATGCAGCAGTaaaacaaacttttattttacttattcCCCTCAGTACTCCTTAGATGTCTGTAGAAACTCCACCGGTTGGATTTTGAAATTAGAAATTGCCATGAACTGTGAGGGAAAATTAAAGTGGCAGACTGAAAGTTATTTTATTGGCTTTAGAATGAATTGACTCGTTGCATGCCCTGTTACTGGACATTTTTGATAGCACTGCAATTCTTGGACATTCTTTTGACCCGTTTGTCCCTTACAGGGTGCCATACTACCCTTGATGACACAATTAGATGATGAACTGAtcttaatatttatattttatttgttttcttgtttgttgaTTTTATGGACAGGAAGAGCGTATGTGAATTAGATGCATTTTAATTTTCCTGACACTgtatttttgtgtatgtttgaaTGAAATATGGATACAAATATAAACCTAATCCTTCCCATCTCCCATGTTACTCAGTTCTTGAACATCTGACTTCAGTGTTTAATAGtactatttttttgttttgccttttaGTGTTAGCCAGAAGTGCTTTTTCTTTCATGACAGGCATTTATTTCCTgcacctatttttttttcttctaattattttgttttaagtggTTTAAATGACAGATAACTGTTGATCTGTGTGCTATCCTCCCAAAGTGAGTGTGCCTTACAGGTGACTCAAGTTGAAacataaacagaaacacacactgcgCCACAATCATGACCACACTAAACTTCTGAGGATCTGAAGTGTTTACTGTGATGTTTACCAGATCAAACACTAAAAGTTAACTACGGATCCTTTATTTTTCTCCTTTCCATATGAATGTGTATATACAGAGAAATATATAAATCTTTAAGATGATGTACAAAATAgggatgtttttgtgtttgtgtatatacaCTGTACATTGATTCTAATTATGGACTCCCACTGCACTGATTGTGTCCGTAGATAAGGGAGAAAGGTATTagtatttattaaaaataagtaaccagcaacagcaacatcaaAAAGGTGAATTGACAAGGGTCTGAACAGCCCACAGTAGAAATCTAAATCATCTTGAGGCCAGTAGATCACACTAGTGAAGTTTGAAAGTGTCCTGCTTAAGAATTAATGAACCTGAAATAATCAACTTCCATTTTTAACCACTGATTTTGAGACAGGTTTTTAGCACTAGAATCATGACCTGTATTGTTGCCATTATATTCTTAATCCTGCTGGAATAAGTTTGCACTCTGTTTTTACGCCATaccactgctgctgcagcctACAAGCAGTGCACCTCATTCAGCAAGATTTAATAAGTCTAAAAGCCAttacgtgtgcatgtgtgcacatacacataGGTATAAAAACAAAGTATAATGGCAATAATTTGCCACTAGCCTGGCTAACAGCCCAACTGTTGGTAGCAGAtccttttgtgttttaaatcgtaccctctgttgttgttgttgttgttgttgtggtgctgTGATGGTCACTTTTGTGATGTTGTAAGAGATCGACCCTCCCGCTTCTGTGAGTTAACTGCATCGGACGTGAAACGAGCTGCAGCCATCTTGTTTGATGTAAGCGACAGTGTATGGTTTGTCCCTGATTGTCGTGTCACAGtccagttgtttgttttttttaatcattttttacaATGTAGTGTCCTCTGTATGTATATTCATGTTCACACATGCCAGTGTATCAGATCTGTTCACGCTtccctcgtgtgtgtgtgtgtgtgtgtgtgtgtgtgtgtgtgtgtgtgtagaccaaACTCTTCAAACACAGTTTACAGTCTTTGTCCAGTGACTCTTTCCAATACGTTAACGAAGAACAAGCTATTTCAGAGCAGTGTGCAGCTGTCTAAACCTTCCAGTGACACTTTGTAAAATTGTCATTTCAGCGTCTTGCAACTTCGCAGTAAAGACTACTAGTGTGCTTGTCATTGCATAGTGTATTGTAATATTAACTGACGGTAATCCAATCTTACTTTTGTCATTACATGTCTGGTTAATACGTCTGTTTACAACGTAGTGCTGTAGGTCAATTCTATTCATTCTGTGAACTTTGCACTTTAAAAACTGGATTACCTAGTGACAAAGGCAGCTTTTACATGGAGAAAATGCCTTATGAGTGTCATACCTGACTTTGCATGCTAGTGTTGCTGTAATGTACAATAAATGTGTCTGTAACCAGAAAATGTCTGAtctgtttttgatttattttgttattgccgATAGGGAAAGCCTGATAAAGAAGAATGTTTTCTAGTGTGATCTGCCTGAGATACAGGAAGCTGCagaccaccatcatcatcatgatcatCATCATGCAGCGTATGAAAATAATCTTAAGCTTGAGTGCTCAGTTATTTGCAGTGTTCAACACAGTATTAAGCAATTGTTCAGCTTCCTCAACTGTGCTTGTAGTGTTATTCATTTACTTGCCTGTAATGGACTGTGTTTTGTTTACGTTACACTACTTCCATCAGTACTGTGTATTTGCCATTCTCATGCCATGTCATCTGATTGGGTGGTTTATCAGAATTAAATCTGTGtattttagtggtgccttttctCCTACTGTTAGAGCCTTCAACAGAATATAATATCCAAAAACAATGGAAAGTTTAACTACTTTAGCCCTAAAACTCTGCTTCACAATTTTGACTGTTGGGACGGCTGTGGTATTGAAATTAACTAAATAGCCTAAAAATttgcaatacattttaaaaagtggtaggaaaatatatatttaaaatgaacaACTTCGGGCAGGTTTGTGTTGCAGTGGTTTACTAGCGGTGTGGCTCTAGGAATGTCAATCTCTGTCGGTTTGATCCCgatagaaatatataaaaaactatTGAATGTCATGAAAGTTGGTACAGATGTTTATGTTCCCCAGAAGATAATTTGTAAAAACTtagatcctctgacttttcattaaGCACTATTATCAGGTCAAAATGATGCATGGTTCTGCTACACTGCTATCAAAGCATGGGGAGGGCTTGAAAAAATGTGTATCTACAAAAGGCTGGCCCTACAGAaaaggtttgggaaccactAGGCTAAGGTTTTAAGCCCTGACACTGTTTTTGTTGTCTGTGTATCCAAATCAAGGGTCTAGGATAGAAGGGGGTTGTATGTTGTACAGACTGTAAAGCCCTTTTAGGCAAAATTGTGATGCATATTAAATTGACTTGAATTGTCCATCATTTCCCTGTCGATAGTTTTAACTCATGACTGCAATCCCGGGTGATGTATATTGTCCGATTAGCATATACAAAGGTTTCTGAAGGTGTTTGCTgtaatgatttttatttattttttaaacatttttacttattttttttgctcCTTTAGGCTGTACACATTTTCTTCCTCACAGGAGGCTTGTATGTCAATTTGACATCTCTACTGTGTCAACGAGCTGATCGCCAGGCCTATATTTCCTCACTGAATGCTACCACTTGGCTTAAAATCTAGTATATAAGTCATCAGCCTCCCCCATCTGTCACCAGTAAAATTCTAACACATATTTTTAGTCATGTTTGTCTTCTGTCAGTTCTTAGCACACTACCCACTTACTAGAAAATGTCCTTTCCAGAGCTCAGCTGCATGGCCTTCATCAGGTGGTTGGTGTCATTAATAATTATCCTTATAGTTCATGTTGTAAAAGTCTGTGCTTATTAAATGAAATCAGTCAATTACCAGTATTGTTTGCCACAAACagaacaatctttattttttaagaactttaatatattaatTTACAAAAAGATACCACTCTGTAAATAAACtggatatattattttaaacacTTTCATTCACACCCACCTCTTGCACTGGAATTTTATTCTCtgttttttcaaaacatatagcctatagcctatcAATAATGATGCTGcgcacaagaaaaaaaaaacactcctaaGAAAGCTTTCAATTCAGACCAAGAAGGTCAAGGCAGTCTGTAGGTGCATTAttgtttacataaaaaaaattgtttacatAGTTAAGGTTTTAATGAGATATAACCTTTGGTCCAGAAAAGACACTCAACAACATGCTAATGATAGTGACAAGTTTCTGTAATTTAAAATTAAGACCTTTGGGTACCTACTAACATGCAATGGCTTTTTAAATTCTTTCAACTACTCCTCCATTCAGCCCACTATCTTCTGCACATTCTTGACTATATTGTTCCTGAAGAGCTTAGCCAGCTGGCCCTGAGGTTTCTTCTCCCACGGTTTCATAAAGCTGCCATTACGTTTAGAGGCAGGTGGGCTCCCCCATCTGAAGTGACTCATCCGATAGGTCCCGTCTTTTCTCTCGTGCGAGCTCAACGGGACATGTGACAGAGAGCTGACCCTCGCCCTTCGCACTGCCTGGTTTTGACTTTTTCCATTCAGCTTCACTTCATCCTCATAGCTGTTCAGCTGCCTGCGAGCCTGAGGGAGGAAACTGCCCTCAGATGAGCCTCCTCCCTCCAGATAGGAGGCAAAAACCTTCACAGGTCGGCGTTTACGGCCTGAAGGTTTGCCCCAGCGGAAATGCTCCATTGAATAGGAGCGTCGCTCGTCACTGTGGGCTTTCAGATCTGTCTCTGTTATCTTGTTTTCAGACACCAGGGTGGCCAGAATGATGCTTAGTATTaggtcatcatcatcatcatcattgttaACCTTCTGGGCTAATGCACTGAACTGTGGGAGTTTCATCCGGATCACAGACATGCACAGCTGAATGCAGTCCTGTGTGGAAGGAATTACAGAAACACCA
The Sander vitreus isolate 19-12246 chromosome 18, sanVit1, whole genome shotgun sequence genome window above contains:
- the efr3bb gene encoding protein EFR3 homolog B, with the translated sequence MFIFGVCGCCGALRPRYKRLVDNIFPEDPEDGLVKANMEKLTFYALSAPEKLDRIGAYLSERLSRDVARHRYGYVCIAMEALDQLLMACHCQSINLFVESFLKMVRKLLESDKPSLQILGTNSFVKFANIEEDTPSYHRSYDFFVSRFSEMCHSSYEDPDIRTKIRMAGIKGLQGVVRKTVNDELQANIWDPQHMDKIVPSLLFNLQSGVRTESRSPSPLQASEKEKESPVELTERCFRELLGRAAYGNIKNAVTPVLMHLDNHSLWEGKTFAVRCFKIIMYSIQSQHSHLVIQQLLGHLDANSKNSATVRAGIVEVLLEAAAIAASGSVGPTVLEVFNTLLRQLRLSVDYELTGSYDGNIGTKIIKAHEERQLQEAVIRTIGSFANTLPTYQRSEVMLFIMGKIPVPGIHPALPSAGSGPEGTRMIQIMLLKSLVQVTAGFQTTNMLTALPNSFLEPLLSFSLTEDPEIRLLVLQILLSLIDRHDNMPKFTNISIISDISVLKLKVDKCSRQDNLFMKKHGQQLYRHIYLGCKEQSSGRLHYESLFALLGLLSVELANEEVVVDLIRLALALQDLALSTDEPLPVYNRCAVHALAAAYLNLICQLTTVPAFCQHIHEVIEVRQKESPYLLPEDVFVDNPKPPSSLEKVEGDILFLQSKITEVLGGSGYNTDRLATPYVPQYTDEDRLSKRKSIGETISLQVEVESRNSPEKEERTPAEEITFETLKNAIVDSVGMEEQERERRRQVVEKFQKAPFEEIAAHCGARATLLQSKLNQIFEITIRPPPSPSGTISSGYGQSQSRSIPIYEMKFPDLCVY
- the LOC144532994 gene encoding pro-opiomelanocortin-like, producing the protein MVCQWWLLVVVMAYVCHPGFGSVCWESSICNDLRNKGRILDCIQLCMSVIRMKLPQFSALAQKVNNDDDDDDLILSIILATLVSENKITETDLKAHSDERRSYSMEHFRWGKPSGRKRRPVKVFASYLEGGGSSEGSFLPQARRQLNSYEDEVKLNGKSQNQAVRRARVSSLSHVPLSSHERKDGTYRMSHFRWGSPPASKRNGSFMKPWEKKPQGQLAKLFRNNIVKNVQKIVG